CCTGAAGGAGGGCGAGGAAGCGTTCCTCGACCATGCCAGGAAGATCATGCGTTACGGCGCGGCCGCCGTGGTGATGGCGTTCGACGAGGTCGGACAAGCCGACACCGAGGAGCGCAAGGTTTCGATCTGCCGCCGTGCGTTCAACTTGCTCACCGCGAAGATCGGTTTCGCGTCTGAAGACATCATCTTCGACCCGAACGTGTTCGCTGTCGGAACCGGCATCGAGGACCACAACAATTACGGCGTCGACTTCATTGAGGCGACGCGGCGCATCCGGCAGGAAATGCCGCTCTGCCACGTTTCGGGCGGCGTCTCAAACCTGTCTTTTTCCTTCCGTGGCAACGAGCCGGTGCGGCAGGCGATGCACACGGTGTTCCTGTATCACGCCATCAAGGCGGGCATGGACATGGGCATCGTGAATGCGGGGCAACTCGGCGTCTATGACGACTTGAACCCCGAGCTTCGCGAACTGGCCGAAGACGTGGTGCTGAACCGCCGCCCCGATGCGACGGACCGGCTGCTTGAAGCGGCCGACCGCTTCAAGGGCGGTGGCTCGAAGAAGGCGGCGCCGGACCTTTCGTGGCGCGAGCGGCCCGTGGCGGATCGGCTGAAGCATGCGCTCATCCACGGCATCACCGATTATATCGACGCCGACACCGAAGAAGCCCGCGCCTTGCTCGGCCGCCCCATCAACGTCATCGAAGGCCCGCTGATGGACGGTATGAACGCCGTCGGCGATCTCTTCGGCGCGGGCAAGATGTTCCTGCCGCAGGTGGTGAAATCGGCGCGCGTGATGAAGAAGGCTGTCGCCTGGCTCATGCCTTTCATGGAGGAAGAGAAGGCGGCGGGCGGTGGAGAAGCGCAAGCCGCAGGCCGCATCGTCATGGCGACGGTCAAGGGCGACGTGCACGACATCGGCAAGAACATCGTCGGCGTCGTTCTCCAGTGCAACAATTACGAGGTGATCGACCTCGGCGTGATGGTGCCTCCACAGCAGATCCTCGACGCCGCGCGCGAGCACAAGGCGGATGTGATCGGCCTTTCCGGCCTCATCACGCCGAGCCTCGACGAGATGGTGTTCGTTGCCTCCGAGATGGAGCGGCAGGGCTTCGAGGTACCGCTTCTGATCGGCGGGGCGACGACGAGTCAGGTGCATACCGCCGTGAAGATCGCGCCGACCTACGCGCGCGGACAAGCGGTCTATGTCACGGATGCGAGCCGCGCCGTCGGCGTCGTGTCGAGCCTGCTCGGCGGCGAGCGCGAAACCTATATCGGGAATATTCGCGAGACCTATAGCAAGGTGGCGCTCGCCCACGAGCGCGGCCGCGCGGCGAAATCGCGCCTCACTTTGGAGCAGGCGCGCGCCAATCGCTTCGATCCGGGCTGGCAGGGCTATGTGCCGCCGAAGCCGACGTTTATCGGAGCCCGCGCGCTTGAAAACTACGACCTCGCGACGCTCGTGCCCTATATCGACTGGACGCCGTTCTTCTCGGCCTGGGAGATGAAGGGCACATATCCGGGCATCCTTACTGACGCCAAATATGGCGAAGCCGCGTCATCGCTTTGGCGCGACGCGCAGGCGATGCTGGCGCAGATCGTGGAAGAACGCTGGTTCCGAGCGAACGCGGTTTACGGCTTCTGGCCCGCGAACGCGCTCGAAGACGACGACATCGCCATCTATGCCGACGACAGCCGTACCGAGACGATTGCCAACTTCCGCACGCTCCGCCAGCAGATCGCGCGCGACAGCGGCCGCGCCAACATCGCGCTCTCCGACTTCGTCGCGCCGGAGGCGACCAACATCGCCGACTATATCGGCGGCTTCGCGGTAACGGCGGGCATCGGCGAGGACGTCATCGCGGAGCGCTTCTCGCGCGCGAATGACGACTATTCCCGCATTCTCGTGAAGGCGCTCGCCGACAGGCTGGCCGAAGCCTTCGCCGAGCATCTTCACGCGCGTGTGCGCCGCGAGTTCTGGGGCTATGCCGCCGACGAGGCGCTCGCGCCCCATGAGCTTCTGGCCGAAACCTATCGCGGCATCCGGCCCGCGCCCGGCTATCCCGCGCAACCCGACCACACCGAGAAGACGACGCTGTTCGATCTCCTCGACGCCACGCGTGCGACGGGCATCGCGCTGACCGAGAGCTTTGCCATGACGCCGCCCGCTTCGGTGTCCGGTCTCTATTTCTCGCATCCCGACAGCTATTACTTCGGCGTCGGCAAGATCGAGCGCGACCAGGTGGAAGACTACGCGCGGCGCAAGGGATGGACGCTCGCCGAGGCAGAGCGCTGGCTCGCGCCCATCCTTAATTACGAGCCGGGGCGGAATACGCTGACGGGCGAGGCGGCTTGAGGGGCCTCGCCCGTCATCAATCCGTACGGATAAGCCCTGTCAATGCCGCGATCGCAAAGACGCTCGCAAGACCACCGAATACCGTTTCAAAAAGCACGACGATCTGGGTGGTGCTTGCCGGAAGGACAATTTTGCCGAATGTGGGGACTGTTATCTCCACTTCCTTCCACATCGGAACCCAGCTCTTTTCCTTGAAAACATCGAGAAAAGGCAAAAGAATTTTTAGCGAATAGATCATGGGATCGAAGCGTGGGTGTTCCGGCAGTTTTTCTTCAAGGCATGCCGTCCATCTGCGAGCGGTTTTCTGGTCGCTAACTAGAGCCTTTACTTGCGTTATATTACCTTCAGGCGAGATGACACGGCAGCTGTGCAATGTTTCGTCGAGCAGAACCTGCGAATCGCTTGGTGCGAATACGCCCTGTTTCTCGGCATGATTATAGTAGAAAGCGCATATTATTGCGACGAGGAGCATCCGGCCAACTACTTTGCGCGGTCTGTATCCGTGGTCGATAAAAAAGCCTTTAATTAAGTAGAGAATTGCCACCAGAGGAATGCTATGAGGCGCTTCCCGCCATTGCGAGAGAGCGCGCTTGAAAAAATATCTCTCGCGCGCGATACCAACGCGGCCAGCCTCTAGGCGATGGCCCATGTTCCGGAGCACCGTCATCAGTTGCTCGAAAGGCTGCGGACGAAAATCTCGCCCAAGATGAGCAGTCGGCTGATATTTCAGCCATCTGATGCGGTCTTTTGCAGTGATGTCCTTCCCAGCAAAGCGCTCGTACTCCAGGCCATCCAGGTAGATGACGTTGTGAAGATTCTTCCGGTTGGTTGGTTTGGGCCAGGCCGCCCTACTATCTGCTATAATGCGGATGTTCGCGCCCTTGAGATCCAGTGAACCGTAGATAACAGCAGGCGTATCATAGGAGCTTTCACTTGAAGCGACGTTGGCTTCCTCGCTCGCTGGCGCGAGGAACAAGCAACCTCCGATGCGTGCGTTCACGAATGAAAGCGCGTCACGTGTTACGTTACCAAGCAACTTTTGAATATTTGGTTTTGGGTCGTACGGAACTGAAAACTGCCCACCGGCACAGTTCACATTGCCACTTATGCTCGCGCCATTGAACTCGACCTTGCCCGAGCTTCGCAATCCACGTCCGATGTAGACATTCCCACCCACTTTTATGCGTGTGAAGCGGAGTGTAATCGGGTCGATTTCCGAGGGAGTTTCAAAAGTCCCGCCGCGGCAGTCGACGTCGCCTCCGATCTCAGCGCCCGTAAAGGAAAGTTCGCCATGCGCGACTGTTTCCCTGAGATTCAAGGTGCCGCTAATCCGCGCGCGATAGGCACTCAAAGCTCGCACAGGTACTTCCCAAGGAGCGCTCGGGTTAACGTGCTTCGACTTGGAGGCGGAAAGAAAAGCGCGCGAGCAATCGAAGATCCCCTCTATGATGGAATCGTCGATAAATATCGTGCCATTTGCACTGAAGCCTCCGTTGAACTCAAGTTTACCGCCGATCGAAGCCGTAATCAGGTTCACCGATGTATCGTCGCGATTCAGGCCAAGTCTTGTTCCCGTACAAGACAGGGTGCCGGTGATTTCCGCGCCGAAGAGTTCGAGGCTCTCGGCGATGTTGCATCTTCTAATGAAGAGATCGCCATCGATCCGTGCGCTGTTGCCGCATAGGCTCGCGACCGTCACATTTTCAAGGGCGATGGAGCGGGTCTCGGCATCCCCGAAGGACAAACGCTCAGAGATAAAACAATGCGTAAGGTGGAGCGGGCGAAGTTTAGTGACGCCGTCGAGGATAACGGCACCATCGATATAGGCACCGCGGATTTCCAGCTTCCCTTCAAAGAGATCTTTGTTTAGCAGGACGTTGAGGAGCACACAGGCGCGTATCGTGTTTTCCGGAGTGGATACGTCAGGCTTCGTCTCGCCAAGGACGCAATGTTCTCCCATTCGCACGCATTCGAGTAGCTTTGCTTCAGCATGGGTAAAATCAGCTTCTTCATAAAAACTCATGCTCAATCCCGCAATCAAAATGCCTATGGGGTGAATATAGGTAGTTTTGTTAACCACGCTTCGAGCCCAGAGGTGCGGCATGACGCAACAGGCAATCCCCTTCGGCCATTGGCCGTCCCCGATATCCGCCGAGGCGGTCGCGGCGGGCGCGCTTCGTTTCGGGCGCGTCGAAGCGCACGGCGGCGCCGTCTACTGGAGCGAAAGCCGCCCCGCCGAGAGGGGGCGCTCGCCCGTGCTGCGCTGGACGCCGGCGGGCGGCATCACCGAGCTTCTGCCCGCGCCATGGTCGGCGCGGTCGCGGGTGCATGAATATGGCGGCGGCGAGTTTACCGTGGCGGGTGGCGCGCTCTATTTCGTCAATGACGCCGATCAGGATCTTTACGCGGCTCGACTGACGGCGGCAGGGGCCGATGCGCCGCCGCGCCGCCTCACCGAACTGCCGGACACGCGCTTCGCCGACATGACGCTCGACGCAGGCCGCAATCGCCTCGTCGCGGTGGGCGAAACGCATCGCGCGAGCCGGACGCACGACGGCGTCGGACCCGCCAACGCGCTGTGGTCGATTCCGCTCGATGGAAGCGGGCCTCGCGTCCTCGTCGAAGGACATGACTTCTACGCGAGCCCACGCATAAGCCCCGACGGCTCGCTTCTGGCTTATCTCGCCTGGAACCTGCCCCACATGCCGTGGGACGCGGCAGAACTGTTCGTCGGGCATCTTGCCCCGGATGGCACGCTATCCGGCGTGGTGAAGGTAGCGGGCGGCGGCGGCACGGCCTGCTTCCAGCCGGAATGGACCGGCGAGGCGCTGCTCTTCGTTTGGGACGCTGACGGCACGGGCAATCTGTGGCGCTGGATGGAGGCGGCCGCCCCGGTGCAGATCACGCGGCTCGACGGAGATCTGTCTTTGCCGCTGTGGGTGTTCAATCAGGCGAGCTTTGCGCTTTCCGGCGACGGCAAGGCGCGGCTGTCGTATGTCGACAACGGCGAGACGCGCGCGGCGCTGTTCGACCTGGAAACGGGAGGACTGACACCGCTCGCTTCGCCTTTTACCGCTGTGAACGCCGTATCTGTCGACGACGGTCTCACGGCGCTGATCGGCATGGCTGACGACGAGGCGCTTTGCATCGCGGTAGAGGCGGAAGGAGGCGGCGCACCGCGCATTATCCGGCGCGGTTCCGCGCTCGCGATCATCCCCGGCTTCATCGCCCCACCGCAGCGCCTCG
The Rhodomicrobium lacus DNA segment above includes these coding regions:
- a CDS encoding S9 family peptidase; translated protein: MTQQAIPFGHWPSPISAEAVAAGALRFGRVEAHGGAVYWSESRPAERGRSPVLRWTPAGGITELLPAPWSARSRVHEYGGGEFTVAGGALYFVNDADQDLYAARLTAAGADAPPRRLTELPDTRFADMTLDAGRNRLVAVGETHRASRTHDGVGPANALWSIPLDGSGPRVLVEGHDFYASPRISPDGSLLAYLAWNLPHMPWDAAELFVGHLAPDGTLSGVVKVAGGGGTACFQPEWTGEALLFVWDADGTGNLWRWMEAAAPVQITRLDGDLSLPLWVFNQASFALSGDGKARLSYVDNGETRAALFDLETGGLTPLASPFTAVNAVSVDDGLTALIGMADDEALCIAVEAEGGGAPRIIRRGSALAIIPGFIAPPQRLEIPSPSGPVYGLYYPPANPDARGPEGAAPPLIVNLHGGPTSAAPRGLKARTLFFTSRGFGWLDLDYSGSVGYGRAYRDRLNGAWGVADVADTVAAAEYAAASGLADPRAIFVTGGSAGGFTALMAIATSNVFRGAASYYGVADLIGLQKTTHKFEQGYLETLLGATVEADPQLYRARSALTHADAIKTPLILLQGTEDKVVPKAQSLAIANALRAKGVRVAYHEFEGEGHGFRRAETIRECLDLELAFYRSLLTS